The sequence CATTACCCGCAGAAGACTTGTTCAAGAGACGGCGTTTGTATCGCTTAAGAACAGATACCAAGTTCTCTTTACCTTTAGGGAAAGCAACATCACCTGCGGCCGTGCCTGTGCGTCCTTTACGGCCCGAAACAGCAGCTTCAACATCCTTGATCATATCAAGAACCATGTTGGCAGTAGTTACCGATGTCGCCTTGTTTGTTTTCTCTGTGCTTACCAGGTTACCGTTTTGTGGTGAAGTACTTGAATTCCTGGTGTTTATTTCTAAGCAGGAACAGGCAAAAAGCGGTGGACGGGACTTCAAAAATGCCGGCTCAAGAATTCCCTATATTGGAAAGACATGCCAAATATCAGCTTATTAAGTCTAGAGTCAGGCATATTATGcatatcaataatttttcattCGAATCTCGTATCTACTTAGAATGAATGGGCAGCCATCTAACAGAAGAATACTAGATAACGTTGGCGAAAGGGATACTAAAAGCATGAAAAATAAGGTTCAGATATGTAAAGAAGATATCATATTGataaaatcaagggaaaaaaaaacacattagcTTTCACCGAAGGATAAAAAATTGGGATAATAACTGAGAATTTTTACCTGAAGCCGATTAAGAACATAAGTGTATTTACCCCATAGCTCTGGCCGACTTTCCACAACTGATAGTTCGAGTATCCTGCGAATGCACCATACACCGAAACTTACAACCAAGGCTGCTCGCCAAATACAACCATCTCCACAATTGGTCACTGATAGAAGAGAAGCAGGATCTCCCTCCTCACTCCTCTGGGCAGAACTATTTCTTCGATAAAGCATGTGCGCTTGATTTATCTCACCAGAATCTACTTCTTGCAGATATTTCTCTTTTGCAGCTACTCTGTCAATTAGCTCCTCATCAATGCCACTACCTTGTCTAAACAGCCAATCAGAGCCTTCCAATTTAAGGAGCTTCATCATACAAATTCTGAAATACTGGAGCAGCTTAGTTTCTGATTCTGTGTAAGAGAATGCTTCTTTAGCAGCAGTGACATTCGGCCTGCTGTCGACTCCTCTATCCCTTGCACTTTGATTTTTACCAATCACACCAAATAATTGCTCAGATGGTTGTCTAAACCACAGAGATCTTGTATTTGAATTCAAACTTGAATGCGGAGAGAAAACATCTCTGTGGAGCTTGGGTGGAGAAAGTTGATCAAAAGCCAATGGAACTCCAGTCCTAGTAGACAGAGGGTTCAAATACTGTGATTGTTCATATGTCATCCTGCCAGTGGATGGTCGAGAGCCAATTGGACCAGCCCACTGAGCATTCCCATCATTCAAAGATGAGTTCCTGATCGATGCAATGATTGCTGAGACATCAGGTGAACTATGGTACTTCTTTCCATAAGCTGAGGAGACGCTGCTTTCACCTGTTTCAAGCAAGGAGGCTTCATAGAAAGATCGATCAACCGGCAATCTGCCAATTGTTGATGTTGCCTGGCGGTTTTGGAAACTAGATGCACGCAAGGAACCTAGATCATTTTGCCCACTACCATACATAAGTGGATCCCTGCAATTTGCAATAAAAGATGATGCAGATGAAGTTGGCGGTAGGTCCAACGAGATGTTCGAGGAATAGGGAGCTCGGCCAGCACTAGCTCCTTTGAGATATGAGGATAGTTGATACCCATGTATCGTAGCCGGTTGATAATCTCGGTTATCAGAAGACTGAGGGGGGTACAGAGAATGTCTGTCATTGGACCCAAACAAGCTGGTATAAGAGTTCTGGGCATGCGCATCCAAAGTTTGCATGGTTTGAGAATATGGCCGGGATTCCATTTGAACGCCATGCCTTGGGGAGCTAAACTCTCTTGAGCTGGATTGGAAAATTGAACTTCTATCCAAATCTGGAAAGTAACTCTTTGAGAGCTCATCAGCTGGAGCATCAGCTTTTACAGAAGAACCGATTAGTTTTGAATCTATTCCCAGTAAAACATCCAACCTTCTGGTAGTTGCTTCTTGTGTTAGTTTTCCATGGTAGTCAAACAGATGGCCCCAAAATTCATCCAAGACAGCACTCAATTGGCGTCTTGCTGCACGACCCAGTCCAGACAACTTTGATAAGCTTCCACTGCCTTCAACGCTTGGATAGGGAAGTATCCCTCTAGAAACATCCTCTGCCAGAGGAGCGCCTTCCTCTTCATTATTCTTGTCCATTTGAACATCAGTGGATACTTCAACATCCTTTTCAATTGGGTATTTGGCTTCGATCTCCTGAGATGCTATTACATCTGGAAAAACAGTACCAGTCACTTTGCTTGAATTTTCCCCTGCTGCTTCATCAATGGCCAAGTTTGATTTTTCTGTGTGATATGCAGGGGAGCTACAAGCAGACATAATACCGGGATCATAAGCAGATTGGTGAGATTGTGTCGATTGGTGAGACTCATGGTCAGAATCAATGATTGTCTCAGACACATCAAAATTGGCTTCTGAATGCAATTTTTCACCTTGGTTCTCTATAAATTTTTCTGATGAAACATCTTCAATAGACCCCTGATCTTCTTCATAATTAATCTTCTCCATATCATCTGATTCTACAACCTCAAACAGCTCTGGAGTGCTTTGCATATACCCTGGAA comes from Dioscorea cayenensis subsp. rotundata cultivar TDr96_F1 chromosome 15, TDr96_F1_v2_PseudoChromosome.rev07_lg8_w22 25.fasta, whole genome shotgun sequence and encodes:
- the LOC120278100 gene encoding protein ETHYLENE-INSENSITIVE 2-like isoform X1, whose product is MATEVFGGVVPHLFPSLGPALMVSMGYIDLGKWVAAVEGGARFGFDLVSLVLFFNCTAILCQYLATCIGMVTGKNLAEICSQEYSKWTCILLGIQAEISMITSETTMVLGIAHGLNLLFGIELVSCIFLATASTVLLPLFVTTWDNIKAEAFYTAIAAVALVFYVLGVLISQPEFPLAMNGVFPKLNGQSAYSLMALLGSNIMVHNFYIHSSSVQQQSRQIVTVGSLFNDHFFAILSIFTGIFLVNYVLMNSAATVFSNTDGVVNLQDLNFLMDQIFKSPIAPVAFFLVLFFSSQITALNWNIGGQVILRYFFGINLSVWAHHGLLKALAIIPALYYARNGGSEGIYQLLIFCQIILAMLLPSSVIPLFRVASSKCTMGRFKIPWYMEIFSLIAFFGMLASNMIFIVEALFGRSNWISNMQSSTGSSVIIPSSIIFLVAFTSVGLTLYLAVTPLKSASERPDIQIFPGYMQSTPELFEVVESDDMEKINYEEDQGSIEDVSSEKFIENQGEKLHSEANFDVSETIIDSDHESHQSTQSHQSAYDPGIMSACSSPAYHTEKSNLAIDEAAGENSSKVTGTVFPDVIASQEIEAKYPIEKDVEVSTDVQMDKNNEEEGAPLAEDVSRGILPYPSVEGSGSLSKLSGLGRAARRQLSAVLDEFWGHLFDYHGKLTQEATTRRLDVLLGIDSKLIGSSVKADAPADELSKSYFPDLDRSSIFQSSSREFSSPRHGVQMESRPYSQTMQTLDAHAQNSYTSLFGSNDRHSLYPPQSSDNRDYQPATIHGYQLSSYLKGASAGRAPYSSNISLDLPPTSSASSFIANCRDPLMYGSGQNDLGSLRASSFQNRQATSTIGRLPVDRSFYEASLLETGESSVSSAYGKKYHSSPDVSAIIASIRNSSLNDGNAQWAGPIGSRPSTGRMTYEQSQYLNPLSTRTGVPLAFDQLSPPKLHRDVFSPHSSLNSNTRSLWFRQPSEQLFGVIGKNQSARDRGVDSRPNVTAAKEAFSYTESETKLLQYFRICMMKLLKLEGSDWLFRQGSGIDEELIDRVAAKEKYLQEVDSGEINQAHMLYRRNSSAQRSEEGDPASLLSVTNCGDGCIWRAALVVSFGVWCIRRILELSVVESRPELWGKYTYVLNRLQGILEPAFLKSRPPLFACSCLEINTRNSSTSPQNGNLVSTEKTNKATSVTTANMVLDMIKDVEAAVSGRKGRTGTAAGDVAFPKGKENLVSVLKRYKRRLLNKSSAGNEGGSSSRRIPSPISSSVS
- the LOC120278100 gene encoding protein ETHYLENE-INSENSITIVE 2-like isoform X2, whose protein sequence is MATEVFGGVVPHLFPSLGPALMVSMGYIDLGKWVAAVEGGARFGFDLVSLVLFFNCTAILCQYLATCIGMVTGKNLAEICSQEYSKWTCILLGIQAEISMITSETTMVLGIAHGLNLLFGIELVSCIFLATASTVLLPLFVTTWDNIKAEAFYTAIAAVALVFYVLGVLISQPEFPLAMNGVFPKLNGQSAYSLMALLGSNIMVHNFYIHSSSVQQSRQIVTVGSLFNDHFFAILSIFTGIFLVNYVLMNSAATVFSNTDGVVNLQDLNFLMDQIFKSPIAPVAFFLVLFFSSQITALNWNIGGQVILRYFFGINLSVWAHHGLLKALAIIPALYYARNGGSEGIYQLLIFCQIILAMLLPSSVIPLFRVASSKCTMGRFKIPWYMEIFSLIAFFGMLASNMIFIVEALFGRSNWISNMQSSTGSSVIIPSSIIFLVAFTSVGLTLYLAVTPLKSASERPDIQIFPGYMQSTPELFEVVESDDMEKINYEEDQGSIEDVSSEKFIENQGEKLHSEANFDVSETIIDSDHESHQSTQSHQSAYDPGIMSACSSPAYHTEKSNLAIDEAAGENSSKVTGTVFPDVIASQEIEAKYPIEKDVEVSTDVQMDKNNEEEGAPLAEDVSRGILPYPSVEGSGSLSKLSGLGRAARRQLSAVLDEFWGHLFDYHGKLTQEATTRRLDVLLGIDSKLIGSSVKADAPADELSKSYFPDLDRSSIFQSSSREFSSPRHGVQMESRPYSQTMQTLDAHAQNSYTSLFGSNDRHSLYPPQSSDNRDYQPATIHGYQLSSYLKGASAGRAPYSSNISLDLPPTSSASSFIANCRDPLMYGSGQNDLGSLRASSFQNRQATSTIGRLPVDRSFYEASLLETGESSVSSAYGKKYHSSPDVSAIIASIRNSSLNDGNAQWAGPIGSRPSTGRMTYEQSQYLNPLSTRTGVPLAFDQLSPPKLHRDVFSPHSSLNSNTRSLWFRQPSEQLFGVIGKNQSARDRGVDSRPNVTAAKEAFSYTESETKLLQYFRICMMKLLKLEGSDWLFRQGSGIDEELIDRVAAKEKYLQEVDSGEINQAHMLYRRNSSAQRSEEGDPASLLSVTNCGDGCIWRAALVVSFGVWCIRRILELSVVESRPELWGKYTYVLNRLQGILEPAFLKSRPPLFACSCLEINTRNSSTSPQNGNLVSTEKTNKATSVTTANMVLDMIKDVEAAVSGRKGRTGTAAGDVAFPKGKENLVSVLKRYKRRLLNKSSAGNEGGSSSRRIPSPISSSVS